The Pantoea phytobeneficialis genomic sequence GTCACGGTACATTTTTGGTCATAAAATCATCGCGTTACCCCAGGCTGGTATGTCGGGGCAGCACCTGACCATCCGCAATATGACCAGCTCTGCGTCGGTGGTGCCTGCGGCGGTTCACACCCGCGACTATGACTACCGCATCCAACGCCTCACCGCCCTGGAATCCTTTGCGGATATGGGGAATGAAGCGCCTTTCACTCGCGGCCGTGATTACCATTACGGCGATATTCATCACGGCGAAGGCGATCGCTGGGCAAGTATGCAGGGTGGCGAAGCCGAAACGGCCTGGTTTTTCGCCCGTATTCGTCATGAGCGCCATTTATGTCAGCGCATCCGGCTCGCCGCACAGGTTGATGATCCCGCGCTGTTACCCGGTAGGGTGGTGGGAATTATCGGGGAACATCCCAGCTCTTTTGCAGATGGCATGCTGGTGGTGAGCCTGAACTGTCGTGGAGGTCGTAATACGCCTTTCCTGGCTGAGTTAAGCGGCATTCCCTTCAGCGCACGCGTGGCGTGGCGACCCGAACGGATCGCACGTCCCGTTATTGCGGGCACGGTACCGGCGCGAATCTCCGGCCTTCATCTTAATGACACTCTGGCGCGCCCCGATCGCCAGGGGCGCTACCGGGTTAAATTCAGCTTCGACCTGGATGAATGGGTGAAGGGGCAGGAGAGTATGCCGGTGCGTCTGGCGCGAATCTACGCGGGGGACCGTTTTGGCGTGCATTTCCCGCTACTGGATAACACCGAAGTCGCGATTGCCTTTGAAGGTGGTGATCCGGAGCGTCCCTACATTGCGCATGTCCTGCATGATGTTATCAATCCAGACCTGGTCAATGATCTCAATAGCACACGCAACGTCATCCGTACCTTTGGAAAAAACAAATTGCGGATGGAGGATGAGAAAGGGCGTGAGCATATCAAGCTGGCAAGCGAATTTGGTAAAACGCAGCTCAATATCGGCCATCTGGTAGACAGCAAGCGTCAAGCTCGCGGTGCGGGTGCTGAACTCCGTACTCAGCACCATGCATCCGTCAGAGCAGGGGAGGGGATTCTCCTGACCACTGCTGCTCAGCCGAATGTTAATGGCAGCCAGCTTGAGATGGCCGCAACCATCCGCCATCTGGAGCAGGCGCTGAGCCTGGCTTATAGCCTACAAGGGAGTGCGGGCCAGGCCGGGGCTGATGCAGTGGATACCGCGCCCCAACATAACCAGTCGCTGACCGGGTTAAACAAACCGGGCATTGTTGCCTGGGCCGATGCGGGGTTGGTGCAGGCCACGCCGGAGAGCCTGCAACTTTCCGCCGGGCAGGATGCCGTCATTACCGCCAGCAATAACGGCAGCGTGAA encodes the following:
- a CDS encoding type VI secretion system Vgr family protein; protein product: MLTNTNFREDNRKSSRNRYLLCFENKDVYADVESFTGEEALSQPWRYAIRFCSEDRDIPPDSLVMKKASFRIRAPTDGNPPETQWQEQREINGVITGMARVAASRDEALYEITLEHPLSLLAHTRRFAIFQNLAVPELVCRVLKSHGMHGYEIDMDGLCWTYPEREMIVQWGETDLHFILRLLSEVGIWFRFEPHETTSHLTVMVFGDMPSRYIFGHKIIALPQAGMSGQHLTIRNMTSSASVVPAAVHTRDYDYRIQRLTALESFADMGNEAPFTRGRDYHYGDIHHGEGDRWASMQGGEAETAWFFARIRHERHLCQRIRLAAQVDDPALLPGRVVGIIGEHPSSFADGMLVVSLNCRGGRNTPFLAELSGIPFSARVAWRPERIARPVIAGTVPARISGLHLNDTLARPDRQGRYRVKFSFDLDEWVKGQESMPVRLARIYAGDRFGVHFPLLDNTEVAIAFEGGDPERPYIAHVLHDVINPDLVNDLNSTRNVIRTFGKNKLRMEDEKGREHIKLASEFGKTQLNIGHLVDSKRQARGAGAELRTQHHASVRAGEGILLTTAAQPNVNGSQLEMAATIRHLEQALSLAYSLQGSAGQAGADAVDTAPQHNQSLTGLNKPGIVAWADAGLVQATPESLQLSAGQDAVITASNNGSVNIFKTLSLAAGQGISAFVRRVGIKLIAASGHISLQAQRGKLTALADQDMQLTSVNGEVQISAKKGLFLHCGGGGIRIHPGGGVEIFSPKYIEQKSPTLSYQQGEMAKIVDPVFADNPLARRVRLFREGDRKHPLLNQAFQVTTSDGSVVEGATDANGHSPLLDLTETEQLEITLIREAKR